Proteins encoded in a region of the Penaeus vannamei isolate JL-2024 chromosome 30, ASM4276789v1, whole genome shotgun sequence genome:
- the LOC138867523 gene encoding dual serine/threonine and tyrosine protein kinase-like, translating to MALAEEIVSAQANIEHSMFPEPSDDPAEIAGLYEIHPMEGQRSTATGVPLIRLACLIRPEMTKLGEGAYASEAETLHALRKVPGLPKLVGLSRVPAAVAMTCHGTLDLQAWASRRFDLDEYLKMLLSLSTTLRGLHAEGFTHNDLKADNVMVGEQNVPTLIDVGLVSPRNSCPFWYNDMRNAHASRSSHLAPEIYRGGRADPSADVYSFGKIL from the exons ATGGCGTTGGCTGAGGAAATTGTTTCTGCTCAGGCAAATATTGAGCACTCGATGTTTCCTGAGCCGAGTGACGATCCCGCCGAGATCGCCGGCCTCTACGAGATCCACCCCATGGAGGGGCAGCGCTCCACGGCCACAGGCGTCCCACTCATCCGCCTCGCCTGCCTCATTCGTCCCGAGATGACGAAGCTCGGCGAGGGGGCGTACGCCTCG GAGGCCGAGACTCTCCACGCCCTGAGGAAGGTTCCTGGGCTTCCCAAGCTGGTGGGGCTGTCTCGCGTGCCCGCCGCGGTGGCGATGACCTGCCACGGGACCCTGGACCTCCAAGCGTGGGCCAGCAGGCGCTTCGACCTGGACGAGTACTTGAAGATGCTCCTGTCCCTCAGCACCACCCTGCGCGGCCTCCACGCCGAGGGATTCACGCACAACGACCTCAAGGCCGACAACGTGATGGTCGGCGAGCAGAACGTGCCGACCCTGATCGACGTGGGCCTCGTGTCGCCCAGGAATAGCTGCCCCTTCTGGTACAACGACATGAGGAACGCGCATGCGAGCAGATCGAGCCACTTGGCCCCCGAGATCTACCGCGGAGGAAGAGCAGATCCCAGCGCCGACGTCTACTCGTTCGGCAAGATCCTGTAG